DNA from Nitriliruptor alkaliphilus DSM 45188:
GCGGCCGGCATCGCGGCCGGGGTCGCGGCGGGATCGACGACGCTCCCGCCAGCCCCGCCACGCTCGTCGGAGCGCTCGCGCGAGGAGCACCACGGTCAGCGTGCCGGCGACCAGGAGGACGGCGACCGCCGCCAGCGCGAGCACCGGGTTGGTGACCGCGAGCACCACCACCCCCGCGACGAGACCGTCCTCGCCGAGGCTGACCAGCCCGTTGCTCACCGGTTCGGGCGAGGTGTTGATGGCCGCCCGGGTGGTCGCCTTGACCGTGTGGCTGGCGAGGGCCAGCGATCCGGACGACAAGGCAGCCGTGACCTCGCCGACGGTCTCGATGTCCCCCGCGAGGATCGCACCGAGCGTGGCGGCGCCGACGGGCCGGACCACGGTGTGGAGCGCGTCCCAGGCGGTGTCGAGCCAGGGGATCTTGTCCACCACGAACTCGATCGCGTAGAGCAGCGCCGCGACGGCCAGGACGTCGGTGCGGGTGAGCACGACCGGCACGTCCGCGAGGCCGGTCCGCCCGACCAGCCCGAGGAGGACCACGACGGCGTAGAGGTTGACACCCGAGGCCCAGCCGGTCCCCGCGAGCAGCCCGACGGCGTCCACCTCAGGCCGCTCCGCGGGACCGACGACGCACGCGCGCAGCGGCCCCCGGGGCGAGGTGGTCGGTCACCGTCTCCACGTGAGCGAGATCGCGGTCGACCAGGACGTGCCCGACCGCCGTACGGTCGCCGTGCCGCTCGAAGCAGGTCAGCACCTGCTCGGTGTCCACGTCGGTCACGCCCCCCGCCTCGAGCAGCCGCCGTGCGATCGTCCGCCGCTGCCACCCGTCGGGGAGCCGGAGGAGCACCGCGGTGAAGCTGTCGCTGGTCAGCGGGGTGCCGGCGAGGCTCCTCGCGGCCGCGAGGCGGGCCTGCACGGAGCCGGCCCGGTCGATGTCCGCCAGGGCCGCGGCGGGGTCGAACGTCGTCGCCGCGGGGATGGTCGC
Protein-coding regions in this window:
- a CDS encoding DUF4126 domain-containing protein, coding for MDAVGLLAGTGWASGVNLYAVVVLLGLVGRTGLADVPVVLTRTDVLAVAALLYAIEFVVDKIPWLDTAWDALHTVVRPVGAATLGAILAGDIETVGEVTAALSSGSLALASHTVKATTRAAINTSPEPVSNGLVSLGEDGLVAGVVVLAVTNPVLALAAVAVLLVAGTLTVVLLARALRRAWRGWRERRRSRRDPGRDAGRDAGRDAGREGHEEDGAPGHPR